From Pandoraea vervacti, the proteins below share one genomic window:
- a CDS encoding EthD family reductase: MHFSYLVTFHHPDSDARIRVEDLDCVRTIVLATRNLRRARLYTPESATDFYTDDGPSPIFALQLDYDTIAELEQAIAQDGHLQALARASLPSLAGCDVTQQAMARRPFPVDDPSLRTRDGELPCSFLVHYPGQAEDFDAWINYYLTHHPQIMQHFDGVREIEIFTRVDWLDAMPWRRVHYMQRNKLVFDSPEAITAAMNSPVRHAMRADFEKFPRFSGSNIHHPMATLTLRP; the protein is encoded by the coding sequence ATGCACTTCTCCTATCTCGTCACTTTCCACCATCCGGATAGCGATGCCCGTATCCGCGTCGAAGATCTCGACTGCGTGCGCACCATCGTGCTCGCCACACGGAACCTGCGGCGAGCCCGGCTGTACACACCCGAATCGGCAACGGACTTCTACACCGACGACGGTCCATCGCCGATATTCGCCTTGCAACTGGACTACGACACAATTGCCGAACTCGAGCAGGCCATCGCGCAGGATGGCCACTTGCAGGCGCTCGCCCGCGCCTCGCTGCCGAGTCTGGCGGGCTGCGATGTCACGCAGCAGGCGATGGCGCGCCGGCCGTTCCCCGTCGACGATCCTTCGTTGCGCACGCGAGATGGGGAACTGCCGTGCAGTTTCCTCGTGCATTACCCTGGGCAGGCCGAGGATTTCGATGCGTGGATCAACTACTACCTGACCCATCATCCGCAGATCATGCAGCACTTCGATGGGGTGCGCGAAATCGAGATCTTCACGCGCGTTGACTGGCTCGACGCCATGCCATGGCGCAGGGTGCATTACATGCAACGGAACAAGCTCGTGTTCGACAGCCCCGAAGCCATTACGGCGGCCATGAACTCGCCGGTGCGCCATGCCATGCGGGCCGATTTCGAAAAATTCCCGCGGTTCTCGGGCAGTAATATTCATCACCCCATGGCGACGCTCACCCTCAGGCCATAA
- a CDS encoding dihydroorotate dehydrogenase yields MVDMQVSIGDVVLANPVMPGSGTFAEGMASVFDLNRLGAIVTKTITDDIREGNPPPRLAEYRDATLFSIGIPSKGVSYYLEETLAHYRDYSTPVVASISANTVEGFGALAAKLARSGVVAIEANVSCPNLKKDGKAFGMDPDATYQVVRAMKTAVDLPVWPKMTPNACDVIGVAQAAEAAGADAIVASNALLAMGIDVETRRPRVANLMGGLTGRATKPVMLRFAYQCANAVSIPVIGCGGISSAEDAIEYLLAGVCAVQVGTANFVSPNAMPDIIDGIEQYCLRHGVARVSDLVGAMIPAAPVPLTVTQSEYAEAPVAGATGAFAG; encoded by the coding sequence ATGGTAGACATGCAGGTCAGCATCGGCGACGTGGTGCTCGCCAATCCCGTGATGCCCGGCTCCGGCACGTTTGCGGAGGGCATGGCCAGCGTCTTCGACCTCAACCGCCTTGGCGCAATCGTCACCAAGACCATTACCGACGATATCCGGGAAGGCAACCCGCCTCCCAGGCTGGCCGAATATCGAGACGCAACGCTCTTCTCCATCGGCATTCCGAGCAAGGGTGTGAGTTACTACCTCGAAGAAACGCTGGCTCACTATCGGGACTACAGCACACCGGTCGTTGCCAGCATTTCCGCCAACACGGTGGAGGGGTTCGGTGCGCTGGCCGCCAAGCTCGCCCGAAGCGGCGTGGTCGCGATCGAAGCCAATGTGTCCTGCCCCAATCTGAAGAAAGACGGCAAGGCGTTCGGCATGGATCCTGACGCGACGTACCAGGTCGTGCGCGCGATGAAGACGGCCGTCGATTTGCCGGTGTGGCCGAAAATGACGCCCAATGCCTGCGATGTCATCGGTGTCGCGCAGGCTGCCGAGGCGGCCGGCGCCGACGCTATCGTCGCGAGCAACGCGCTACTTGCCATGGGCATCGATGTCGAGACGCGGCGCCCGCGTGTCGCCAATCTCATGGGGGGCCTGACGGGGCGCGCCACGAAGCCCGTCATGCTGCGCTTTGCTTACCAATGCGCGAATGCGGTGTCGATTCCGGTGATCGGTTGCGGCGGCATATCGAGCGCCGAGGACGCCATCGAATATCTGCTCGCGGGCGTCTGCGCGGTTCAGGTCGGCACGGCCAACTTCGTCTCGCCCAATGCGATGCCGGACATCATCGACGGCATCGAACAATATTGTCTGCGTCACGGCGTGGCGCGCGTCTCGGATCTCGTTGGCGCCATGATCCCGGCGGCCCCCGTGCCCCTTACCGTAACGCAGTCCGAGTATGCCGAAGCGCCCGTTGCGGGCGCAACGGGCGCATTCGCCGGTTAG
- a CDS encoding dihydroorotate dehydrogenase electron transfer subunit, with amino-acid sequence MSHERVNDEYRHLVALAPQAAATVRPGQFFHLRCPSVGDDTPFLRRPMSLYRSCADKGTIEFLYKVQGAGTRGLASLSIGDTLDAMGPVGNGFSLPQNLRHLLLLARGVGLATLAPLAQAAVERGARVTAILSARNRSLVMSDAYLRAVGANVIVVTDEDGNSTPAHIEAILRSQHESTPFDRFATCGSNRLLLLLQKLGAQLGVRGEIALEQHMGCALGACYACVRPFRKTPHSDELSYRRVCWDGPVFDLQETVTW; translated from the coding sequence GTGAGTCACGAGCGCGTCAACGATGAATATCGGCATCTCGTCGCCCTGGCGCCCCAGGCAGCCGCGACGGTGCGTCCCGGTCAGTTCTTCCATTTGCGATGCCCGAGTGTCGGCGATGACACGCCGTTCCTGCGTCGCCCGATGAGCCTTTATCGAAGCTGCGCCGACAAGGGCACGATCGAGTTTCTGTACAAGGTCCAGGGCGCCGGTACCCGAGGCCTTGCGTCGCTTTCAATCGGCGACACCCTGGATGCGATGGGCCCGGTAGGCAACGGCTTCTCGTTGCCGCAGAATCTGCGTCACCTGCTGCTGCTCGCGCGCGGTGTCGGGCTCGCCACACTGGCACCGCTCGCGCAGGCCGCCGTCGAGCGCGGCGCGCGAGTGACGGCCATCCTGAGCGCGCGCAACCGCTCGCTCGTCATGTCGGACGCCTATCTGCGCGCCGTGGGGGCAAACGTCATCGTCGTGACGGATGAGGACGGTAACAGCACGCCGGCACACATCGAGGCGATCCTCCGGTCGCAGCACGAGAGCACACCGTTCGACAGGTTCGCGACGTGCGGATCCAACCGTTTGCTCCTGCTGCTGCAAAAACTGGGGGCACAGCTCGGTGTTCGGGGGGAAATCGCGCTGGAACAACATATGGGCTGTGCGCTCGGGGCGTGTTACGCCTGTGTGCGTCCTTTCCGCAAAACGCCGCACAGTGATGAGCTTTCCTATCGCCGGGTGTGTTGGGACGGGCCGGTATTCGATCTTCAGGAGACCGTGACATGGTAG